A single window of Vibrio campbellii CAIM 519 = NBRC 15631 = ATCC 25920 DNA harbors:
- a CDS encoding terminase large subunit domain-containing protein, whose product MAYTPETRHAARALYLKAWTPKEIASELGLNSTRIIYHWADKHGWRDMLREQTIDESIARRIETLLELENPTKGQLDMLDRLIKHHVQLKKFHAQAQSTQEKKAQTEKEAATNTHRNNSRSKKSDDKSNKKKSKKKNHIDELTKENFATWHESLFEYQHTMRNNLHQRTRNILKSRQIGATYYFSGEALEDAILTGDNQIFLSASRAQAEVFRSYIIAIAQAFLGIELTGNPIILSNGAELRFLSTNSKTAQSYHGHVYVDEYFWIPKFDELNKLASAMATHKNWRKTYFSTPSAKTHQAYTFWTGDQWRQGRDTRANIEFPTFDDYRDGGRLCPDKQWRYVVTIEDAAAGGCELFDIDELRDEYSKDDFDNLFMCIFVDGASSVFKFSALEKAMVDISRWQDFKPNDNDPFDRREVWLGYDPSRTRDNACLVVVAPPIVAIEKFRVLEKHYWRGLNFQYQAQQVSKVFERYNVSYLGIDTTGIGAGVYDLLSKKHPRETVAIQYSNESKNRLVMKMIDVVEANRIQFDAEHKDIAMAFMAIKRATTNSGNSMTFKAERSDLTGHADAFWAISHACINEPLDHSEKRKSTWQM is encoded by the coding sequence ATGGCATATACTCCTGAAACACGACATGCAGCCAGAGCCCTGTATTTAAAGGCTTGGACACCCAAAGAAATCGCTTCCGAGTTAGGTTTGAACAGCACACGAATTATTTATCACTGGGCTGACAAACACGGATGGCGTGACATGCTGCGCGAACAAACGATTGATGAGTCGATCGCGCGCAGAATTGAAACCCTGCTTGAGTTGGAAAATCCCACCAAAGGCCAACTCGATATGCTTGATAGACTCATCAAGCACCATGTACAGCTAAAAAAATTCCACGCTCAAGCCCAATCTACCCAAGAGAAAAAAGCTCAAACAGAAAAGGAAGCAGCGACTAACACTCATCGAAATAACTCGCGTTCCAAAAAGTCTGACGACAAGTCAAACAAGAAAAAAAGTAAAAAGAAGAACCATATTGATGAGCTGACCAAAGAAAACTTTGCAACCTGGCATGAATCACTCTTTGAATATCAGCACACGATGCGTAACAACCTGCATCAGCGTACACGTAACATTCTGAAATCACGTCAGATTGGCGCGACCTACTATTTCAGTGGTGAGGCGCTAGAGGACGCGATTTTGACGGGTGACAACCAGATATTTTTGTCAGCGTCTCGCGCCCAGGCAGAAGTATTTAGAAGTTACATCATTGCGATTGCTCAAGCGTTCTTAGGCATCGAATTGACCGGCAACCCGATCATTCTCTCTAATGGCGCAGAGCTGCGCTTTCTTTCGACCAACTCTAAAACCGCGCAAAGTTATCATGGCCACGTTTATGTGGATGAGTACTTTTGGATCCCTAAATTCGATGAGCTCAACAAACTCGCGTCCGCCATGGCGACCCACAAGAACTGGCGTAAAACCTACTTCTCCACCCCCTCGGCTAAAACGCACCAGGCTTATACCTTTTGGACAGGTGACCAATGGCGCCAAGGTCGAGATACCCGCGCCAATATTGAGTTTCCGACTTTTGACGACTATCGAGACGGTGGACGCCTCTGCCCTGACAAGCAGTGGCGTTACGTAGTTACAATTGAGGATGCCGCAGCAGGAGGCTGTGAGCTTTTTGATATTGATGAGCTGCGCGACGAATACAGCAAAGACGATTTCGATAATCTGTTTATGTGTATCTTCGTCGATGGCGCCAGCTCCGTCTTTAAGTTCTCAGCGCTTGAAAAAGCCATGGTGGATATTAGCCGGTGGCAAGACTTCAAGCCCAATGACAACGATCCCTTCGACCGGCGTGAAGTTTGGTTAGGTTACGACCCAAGCCGAACCCGAGACAACGCCTGTTTAGTTGTTGTGGCCCCGCCTATTGTCGCCATTGAAAAGTTCCGAGTCCTGGAAAAGCACTATTGGCGCGGATTGAACTTTCAGTACCAAGCTCAGCAAGTCTCAAAAGTGTTTGAGCGTTACAACGTGAGCTATTTGGGCATCGATACCACAGGTATTGGCGCGGGTGTGTATGACTTACTCAGCAAAAAGCACCCGCGAGAAACCGTGGCCATTCAATACAGCAACGAGAGTAAAAACCGATTGGTGATGAAGATGATTGATGTAGTCGAAGCCAATCGCATTCAATTTGATGCTGAACACAAAGACATTGCCATGGCCTTCATGGCCATTAAACGGGCGACCACCAACAGCGGTAACAGCATGACCTTCAAAGCTGAGCGCAGCGATTTAACCGGACACGCCGACGCATTCTGGGCGATTTCTCATGCCTGCATTAACGAGCCGCTCGATCACTCAGAAAAACGCAAATCAACTTGGCAGATGTAA
- a CDS encoding phage portal protein has product MTEQKTETITNDESLMFSFGEPEIMNRDFTNYDYSELFYNDDGDYWEPPLDRAGLNKLTRANAYHGSILMARRNMIAGRYIQGGMQKQQMQSAVHDFLEFGDTALLKLRNYLGKVIGLWPIPTMYLRKRKNGDFAFLERDNKQKRYKKEDIIFIKQYDPVQQVYGGPDYLGCVQSALLSQDSTTFRRRYYKNGLHMGFIFYATDPNLSKEDEDDLKEKMASSRGVGNFRSMFINIPNGNERGIQLIPVGDIATKDEYEKIKNVTAQEVITGHRFPVELAAIIPNGGTRGDPIKFDYVYCKNEVIPACEMFMDAVNGDPEVPESLHLTFNLDNVAT; this is encoded by the coding sequence ATGACTGAACAGAAAACAGAAACAATCACAAATGATGAAAGCTTGATGTTTAGCTTTGGTGAGCCTGAAATCATGAATCGTGATTTTACCAACTACGATTACAGCGAGCTCTTTTACAACGACGATGGCGACTATTGGGAGCCACCGCTTGATAGAGCGGGCTTAAACAAACTCACGCGAGCCAACGCCTATCATGGCTCTATCTTAATGGCTCGACGTAATATGATCGCGGGCCGTTACATTCAAGGCGGTATGCAGAAACAACAAATGCAATCAGCTGTGCATGACTTCTTGGAGTTCGGTGATACTGCCCTGCTTAAACTGCGTAACTATTTGGGCAAAGTCATAGGCCTTTGGCCAATCCCCACCATGTATTTGCGAAAACGTAAGAACGGTGACTTCGCTTTTCTAGAGCGGGACAACAAACAAAAGCGCTACAAGAAAGAGGACATCATTTTCATCAAGCAATATGACCCTGTTCAGCAGGTTTATGGTGGGCCCGATTACTTAGGGTGTGTTCAATCTGCACTCCTAAGCCAGGACTCGACCACCTTTCGCCGCCGGTACTATAAGAACGGTTTGCACATGGGCTTTATCTTCTACGCCACCGACCCAAACCTAAGTAAAGAAGATGAAGATGACCTGAAAGAAAAGATGGCTTCGAGCCGCGGCGTAGGTAACTTTCGTTCGATGTTTATCAATATTCCGAACGGCAATGAGAGAGGTATACAGCTCATACCCGTTGGCGATATTGCCACAAAAGATGAATATGAAAAGATTAAGAACGTGACTGCGCAAGAGGTGATCACTGGCCACCGCTTCCCCGTTGAGCTCGCTGCCATTATTCCTAATGGTGGGACTCGTGGTGACCCTATTAAATTCGATTACGTCTACTGCAAAAATGAAGTCATTCCAGCTTGCGAGATGTTCATGGATGCCGTTAACGGTGATCCGGAAGTGCCGGAAAGTCTGCATTTAACCTTTAACCTGGACAACGTTGCCACGTAA
- a CDS encoding LysE family translocator, which yields MSFENWLAFCSIAFIAAAIPGPAILLVSTHSLQFGALRALITAAGNVTGLFIMSTFSILGLSVLVIVSSTAFTIIKVIGALYLLYMGVKLWRNGVKLKTADSTYQKKFSAWSLYSQGLLISLTNPKAIIFTSALFPQFINASESLFIQFSILVTTLMMCSFLCLLSYSFLSQKLKSGAKNFVSGSIIGKMFGTTFISAGAALAISTQR from the coding sequence ATGAGTTTTGAAAATTGGTTAGCTTTTTGCTCAATTGCATTTATTGCAGCAGCAATCCCTGGTCCTGCGATATTGCTAGTATCAACGCATAGTCTACAGTTTGGGGCTCTACGTGCTCTTATTACCGCGGCGGGTAATGTGACTGGACTATTTATTATGTCTACTTTCTCTATATTGGGATTAAGCGTGCTAGTGATTGTTTCTTCAACAGCTTTTACGATCATAAAAGTAATTGGAGCGTTATATCTTTTGTATATGGGAGTAAAATTATGGCGTAATGGCGTAAAACTAAAAACTGCCGACAGCACATACCAAAAAAAATTTAGTGCTTGGAGCCTTTATTCTCAAGGGCTTCTCATTTCACTAACAAACCCTAAAGCTATTATATTTACATCTGCACTTTTTCCACAGTTCATTAATGCCTCAGAGTCTTTGTTTATTCAATTTTCAATACTAGTTACTACCCTTATGATGTGTTCATTTTTATGCTTACTCTCATACTCTTTTTTGAGTCAAAAGTTAAAATCTGGGGCTAAAAACTTTGTATCAGGGAGCATTATCGGAAAGATGTTTGGAACTACATTTATCAGTGCCGGTGCAGCTTTGGCAATTTCAACTCAGAGATAA
- a CDS encoding GNAT family N-acetyltransferase: MRIFEADSSMKDAVGQFYKEQGYHSAWSNTERAFICLNDGAIIGSVKVELINDVTILRGMYIVSEFQGQGLGLQFLKHIEPVLNLRTAYCMPLAHVTDFYKHIGFNEVEESQYPEFLQQRCEKYREMGYSITTMRREKFA; this comes from the coding sequence ATGAGAATTTTTGAAGCCGATAGCTCTATGAAAGACGCTGTTGGTCAATTCTATAAAGAGCAGGGCTATCATAGCGCTTGGTCTAATACCGAAAGAGCATTTATCTGCCTCAACGATGGTGCGATTATCGGCTCAGTGAAAGTTGAGCTTATTAATGACGTGACGATACTCAGGGGTATGTACATTGTAAGTGAGTTTCAAGGTCAAGGTTTAGGACTTCAATTTCTTAAGCACATTGAGCCTGTTTTAAATTTGCGTACCGCCTATTGTATGCCACTTGCTCATGTAACAGACTTCTACAAGCATATTGGCTTCAATGAGGTTGAAGAAAGTCAGTATCCGGAGTTTCTACAACAACGTTGTGAAAAGTATCGTGAAATGGGGTATTCGATAACAACAATGCGTCGCGAAAAATTTGCATAA
- a CDS encoding ogr/Delta-like zinc finger family protein yields MRVICQECGEKARIQKTNRISAGYSDLYCSCSDPECGHTFVMNLSFSHTLSPSAKTTSQMAFSLVKALGPEQQKELKQQLSML; encoded by the coding sequence ATGAGAGTAATTTGCCAGGAGTGTGGCGAGAAAGCCCGTATACAAAAAACAAACCGTATTTCAGCGGGTTATAGCGATTTATATTGTAGTTGTAGTGACCCTGAGTGCGGCCATACCTTCGTGATGAACCTGTCTTTCAGTCATACCCTTAGCCCCTCTGCAAAAACAACTTCGCAAATGGCCTTTAGCCTGGTTAAAGCACTAGGCCCAGAACAACAGAAAGAGCTGAAGCAACAGCTCTCGATGCTATAG
- a CDS encoding replication endonuclease → MIKHKINSSNPLNRLPSNLHRELLSYLDNQKGTSQLSYINGEWVHDGKLTPRERVFEFASTTANRLKLPYDIRNYIDKASASRLKKYGFKRALDFIEKRSSAVAAAFSVLPEPWWKVDSEIKIAKLAIEMAGRCGNRIRLASEHGMSPMESIGFINEFTGASLWLPQFAHVENSNQAYSMICRLMDEGFWRRAISRIVVAVFENARRAAGMVSPHSSPYVSNAACEWLTIRQDRQREWIELMAIESESGDVVDLKTVIDSSQSNPANRRHELMTRIAGCQEYAESNDHVAVFVTMTAPSRFHRLRKHGKYWVENPKFDGGNPKDAHAWLSKGWNLFRAWADYRELTYYGMRVVEPHQDGTPHWHGVFFMPLEHVKPFVAGLQSYQFRENGELYFDDGSPRTKAIKARFEAKLIDKSAGGAVAYLAKYISKNVDGYALEGETDRDNKRAKLQETVKNVTAWSRTFCFRQFQFQKTPPVTIWRELRRIDEEQEYCLFEKARRAADNGFFSAYMDYMGGHRLRSSERPIQLVKKERENKYGEIVEVTDGVKGSGLVVYTRETEWKLVKKDSNLSEASEGSGSDRPWSSGNNCRISPKGQQIIDKFFLEMELDRSDPEWERFMKAETISSPH, encoded by the coding sequence ATGATAAAACACAAAATCAACTCGTCTAATCCTCTCAATCGACTCCCTAGCAATCTACATCGGGAGTTGCTTTCTTATCTGGATAACCAAAAAGGTACATCCCAACTTTCTTATATCAATGGCGAGTGGGTTCATGATGGCAAACTGACGCCAAGAGAAAGGGTCTTTGAGTTTGCGTCGACTACAGCGAACAGACTTAAATTGCCATATGACATTCGAAATTATATCGACAAAGCTTCTGCCAGTAGGTTGAAGAAGTACGGGTTTAAGCGTGCGTTAGATTTTATTGAAAAGCGAAGCAGCGCGGTTGCGGCAGCGTTCTCTGTATTACCCGAGCCATGGTGGAAAGTCGATAGCGAAATCAAAATCGCTAAGCTGGCCATAGAAATGGCTGGGCGTTGTGGTAATCGTATCAGGTTGGCTTCAGAGCATGGTATGTCGCCAATGGAGAGCATTGGGTTTATTAACGAGTTTACTGGGGCTTCTTTATGGCTTCCTCAATTTGCTCATGTAGAGAATTCTAACCAGGCATACTCGATGATATGTCGCCTGATGGATGAAGGGTTTTGGCGTAGAGCTATTAGCCGGATCGTAGTGGCTGTATTTGAGAATGCTCGCCGTGCTGCAGGTATGGTTTCGCCACACAGTTCTCCTTATGTGTCCAATGCGGCTTGTGAGTGGTTAACCATTCGGCAGGACCGACAAAGAGAGTGGATTGAGCTCATGGCCATTGAATCTGAGAGTGGCGATGTGGTTGATCTTAAAACCGTCATTGATTCGTCCCAAAGTAACCCGGCTAATCGAAGACATGAACTGATGACTCGTATTGCTGGTTGTCAGGAATATGCAGAGAGCAATGATCATGTGGCTGTTTTTGTCACGATGACGGCACCTAGTCGTTTTCATAGACTTAGAAAGCACGGTAAATACTGGGTAGAAAATCCTAAGTTTGATGGCGGCAATCCAAAAGATGCGCATGCTTGGTTAAGCAAAGGTTGGAACTTGTTTAGAGCCTGGGCGGATTATCGTGAATTGACTTATTACGGTATGAGGGTTGTTGAGCCTCATCAAGACGGAACACCGCATTGGCATGGTGTATTTTTCATGCCTCTTGAGCACGTAAAACCGTTTGTTGCAGGGCTTCAGTCTTATCAGTTCAGAGAAAACGGAGAGCTTTATTTCGACGATGGCTCCCCAAGAACAAAAGCTATTAAGGCGCGATTCGAGGCAAAACTGATCGATAAGTCGGCAGGCGGTGCCGTGGCTTATCTGGCCAAATATATATCAAAGAACGTTGATGGCTATGCGCTTGAAGGTGAAACCGATCGAGACAACAAAAGAGCGAAGCTTCAAGAGACCGTGAAAAACGTGACTGCCTGGTCGCGTACATTTTGTTTCCGTCAATTCCAATTCCAGAAGACCCCACCTGTCACTATTTGGCGTGAGCTTCGCCGCATCGATGAAGAACAAGAATACTGCCTATTTGAGAAAGCAAGAAGGGCGGCCGACAACGGCTTTTTCTCGGCTTATATGGATTACATGGGCGGACACCGGCTTCGTTCATCTGAGCGACCGATCCAGTTGGTTAAAAAGGAAAGAGAAAACAAATACGGTGAAATTGTCGAGGTAACCGATGGGGTGAAAGGGTCCGGTTTGGTTGTTTATACAAGGGAAACGGAATGGAAACTTGTTAAGAAAGACTCCAACTTGTCGGAGGCTTCTGAAGGGAGCGGGAGCGACCGACCTTGGTCCAGTGGCAATAACTGTAGAATTTCACCCAAAGGCCAACAAATCATCGATAAATTTTTCTTAGAAATGGAATTAGATAGGAGTGATCCCGAATGGGAACGCTTCATGAAGGCGGAAACGATATCAAGTCCACATTAA